The sequence GGGGTTCATGGCGCTGCCGCGCTGATGGGGCTTGTTGCCCAGCCAGCGGCTGCGTCCAGCCTTACCCAGGTTGATGTTCTTGTGCTCGGCGTTGCCCACGGTCCCCAGGGTGGCGTAGCACTCGGAGTGAATGCGGCGCAGCTCGCCGCTGGGCAGACGCAGGATCACGTAGTCGCGCTCCTTGCCCTGCACCTGAATGCTGGTACCGGCGCTGCGGGCGATCTGGGCACCCTTACCAGGGATCAGTTCGACGCTGTGCACCACGGCACCCACCGGCACGAAGCGCAGCGGCAGGGCGTTGCCCAGCTTGGGCTCGGCCTCGGGGCCCGCATTCACGGTGGCGCCCACCTGCAGGCCTTCGGGGGCCAGGATGTAGCGCTTCTCGCCGTCGGCGTAGTGCAGCAGGGCAATGCGCGCGCTGCGGTTGGGATCGTACTCAATGGCAGCGACCTTGGCAGTCACGCCCGCCTTGTCGCGGCGCTTGAAGTCGATAATGCGGTACAGGCGCTTGTGCCCGCCGCCGATGAAGCGGCTGGTGATGCGGCCACGGTTGTTGCGGCCACCGGTCTTGGGCAGCGCTTCGGTGAGCGCCTTTTCGGGGCGCTTCTTGGTCAGTCCACTGAAGTCCGCAGTCGTCATCTGGCGACGGCTGGGGGTGTAGGGACGGTATTTCTTGACGGCCATGTGTCAGATCTCCTTAAGCC is a genomic window of Deinococcus arcticus containing:
- the rplB gene encoding 50S ribosomal protein L2 is translated as MAVKKYRPYTPSRRQMTTADFSGLTKKRPEKALTEALPKTGGRNNRGRITSRFIGGGHKRLYRIIDFKRRDKAGVTAKVAAIEYDPNRSARIALLHYADGEKRYILAPEGLQVGATVNAGPEAEPKLGNALPLRFVPVGAVVHSVELIPGKGAQIARSAGTSIQVQGKERDYVILRLPSGELRRIHSECYATLGTVGNAEHKNINLGKAGRSRWLGNKPHQRGSAMNPVDHPHGGGEGRTGAGRQPVSPWGQLAKGLKTRRKRKNSDRFIITRRGGK